A genomic segment from Vicia villosa cultivar HV-30 ecotype Madison, WI unplaced genomic scaffold, Vvil1.0 ctg.000339F_1_1, whole genome shotgun sequence encodes:
- the LOC131626958 gene encoding prohibitin-2, mitochondrial-like, which translates to MSSDSTRNYKFEEMSIVSWRAVSREIRKILTERASNFNIALDDVSITTLTFGKEFTVAIEAKQVAAQEAERAKFVVEKAEQDKRSVVIRAQGEAKSAQLIGQAISNNPAFITLRKIEAAREIAHTISNAANKVFLNSDDLLLNLQELNLEPGKN; encoded by the exons ATGAGTTCCGATTCAACTAGAAACTATAAGTTTGAAGAAATGTCAATTGTTTCCTGGAGG GCTGTTAGCCGTGAAATCCGAAAGATCCTGACCGAGAGGGCATCCAACTTTAATATTGCTCTTGATGATGTGTCAATTACTACTCTGACCTTTGGCAAGGAGTTTACTGTTGCAATTGAAGCCAAGCAGGTGGCTGCACAAGAAGCTGAGAGGGCGAAATTTGTTGTGGAAAAAGCTGAGCAAGACAAAAGAAGTGTTGTAATCAGAGCACAG GGTGAGGCTAAAAGTGCCCAACTGATTGGACAAGCCATTTCCAACAATCCAGCTTTCATCACACTCAGGAAGATTGAAGCTGCAAGAGAGATTGCACATACTATATCAAACGCAGCAAACAAGGTTTTCCTGAATTCAGATGATCTTTTGCTGAATCTTCAGGAGCTGAATTTGGAGCCTGGCAAAAACTGA